In the Nocardia asteroides genome, GCTGGTGCTGCTGCCCGCCATCGCCTTCGGGCTGGTGGTGGCGACCGGCCTCGCCCCCGCCTCGGCGGTCGGGGTGATGCTGCTGATGGCCGCGCCGGGCGGGGCCACCGCCAACCTGCTCAGCCACCTGTTCCGCGGCGACGTCGCGCTGAACGTCACGCTCACCGCGATCAACGCGCTGCTCGCCGTGCTGACCCTGCCGGTGGTCGCGAATCTCGCGCTGACCTACTTCGCCCCCGCCGGGCAGGAGCGGCTCGGGCTGCAGTCGGGCAAGCTGCTCCAGGTCTTCGCGCTGGTGCTGGTCCCGGTGCTGGCCGGGATGCTGACCAGGGCGGCCCGGCCCGGGTGGAGCGCGCGGCTGGACCGGCCGGTGCGGTGGCTCGCGCTCGGCTTCCTCGCCGTGGCCACGGTGGCGGCGCTGGTCGTCGAGCGCCGCAATATCGGCGGCTACCTGGCCGAGCTCGGGGTGCTGATCCCGGCGCTCTGCGCGCTCGGCCTCGGCGTGGGCTACCTGGTGCCGATGGCGGCCGGGCTGGCGCGGCCGCAGGCGCTGGCCTGCGCCATGGAGGTCGGGATCCACAACAGCGCGCTGGCGATGACGATCGCGGTGAGCGTGCTCGGCGACCTCCGGATGGCGGTGCCCGCCGGGGTCTACAGCATCGTGTCGGTGCCGCTCGCGCTGCTCGCGGGGTGGCTGATCACAGCGGGCACCGCGCGGCCGGGGCCGGCGTCGGCACCGCGATTCCGCGCACAGTCGATTGCCCGCAACCGATCGGCTCGCTAACTTCGAAGCAGGAGGTGGTGCGGGATGTCGCGAACGGATGCGCTGGCACTGGACCAGCAGCTGTGCTTCGCCCTGTATTCGGCGTCCCGTGCGGTCACCCGGCTGTACCGGCCGCTACTGGAGGCGCTCGGGCTGACCTACCCGCAGTACCTGGTGATGCTGGTGCTCTGGGAGCGCGGCACGGTGACCGTCAAGGAGCTGGGCCAGGCGCTCGACCTGGACTCCGGCACGCTCTCGCCGCTGCTCAAGCGGCTGGAGGCGAACGGGGTGGTGGCGCGGGTGCGCTCGGCCGCGGACGAGCGCTCGGTGCTGATCGCGCCGACCGAGGCGGGCGCCGCGCTGCGCGAGCAGGCGGCCACGGTGCCGGAGCGCATCGCCTGCGCCAGCGGAATGGACCCGCGCGACCTCGTCGGCTTCCGGGATCAGCTCAGGGAGATGACCAGGATCGTCAACGAGACCGAGGTGGATCCCTAGGAGGCCGCGGACTTCTTCGTGGCCTGCAGCCGCTCGGCGAGCGCGGGGATCCGGGCCAGCATGTCCACGGCGAAGTCGGCGAGCAGGTCGACGAGGCCGTCCCGGTCGACCTCGAGCTGACCGTCCAGCCAGATCAGCACCAGCTCGGCGGAGCCCCCGGTGATGAGCTGCGAGGTGACGGCGACGGCGGCGTCCTGCCCCTGCGGGAGGTCGAGCACCACCCTGGTCTGCTCGATGATCACCTCGGCCACCCGGCGCATGCCGTCGAAGCGGCTGCGCATCAGCGCCTCGCTGCCGTACGCCTGCGCGAAGACGATCTTCGCCCGCCGCGGGTCGTCGGTGAGCTCGGTGATCAGCGCGGCGACCCCGGCGCGGATCCTGGCCTCCGGGTCGGCCGAGGTCTCGGCGATGGCGCGGCGGGCCCGGTCCAGCCCGGCCTGCTGGATGCGGAGCAGCAGCTCGGCGGCGAGCGCGTCCAGGTCGGCGAAGGCCTCGTAGAAGAAGCGCGGCCCGACCTTGGCCTGCTCGCAGACCCCGCGCACGGTGAGCGCGGAGAGCCCCCTGGTGCCGATGATGCCGAGCGCCGCGTCCAGCAGCCGATTGCGCCGATCCTCGCGACGCTCCTCCGAGGAGGCGCCCCGGTAGGTGCCGGTCGATGCGCGGGTCATCCCGCCAGCTTGGCACAGCACCAATTGGGAAACAATCGTTTACGGAAACGAACGTTTCCTCTATCGTCGTTCCTGTTCGCAAAGAAGCGAAGGGATGACCCGTCATGAGTCTTCTGCTTGCCCCGCCCACCGTCGACGGTCTCACCGAGAAGTACCGTCACGTCCGCGCCAGGGCCGCCTTCAGGGTCCAGCGGGCCGCCGTGCGGCTGGCCGACCGGATTCCGAGCCGGGTGCGGCCGCTCGCCGAGCCGCCGCCGGGCAGCGGGCTGAAACCGGTGCTCGGTGATTCCGGCCCGCCGGTGATCGGCTACACCTTCCACTCCATCGTCGACCCGCTCGGCTTCGGCCAGCGGCGCTACGACCGCTTCGGCGATGTGCAGTGGGTCGGGGTGCTCGGCCGCAAGGTGGTCTTCGTCGGCAGCCCGGCCGCCTTCGAGGCGGTGCTGCTGGACCGGAACAAGGTGATGTCGGCCGAGCGCGGCTGGGAGTACCTGATCGGCCCGTTCTTCCGCGGCGGGCTGATGCTGCGCGACTTCGAGGACCACCTGCACCACCGCCGGATCATGCAGCAGGCCTTCACCAGGCCCCGGCTGGAGGGGTACCTCGCGCTCACCACGCCGCTGCTGGAGCGCGCGGTGGCGGAGTGGGAGCCGGGCCCGCGGTTCCACGTCTACCCGGCGATCAAAAAGATGCTGCTGCAGCAGGCCACCGCGGTCTTCGCCGGCGCCGAGCTCGGCCCGATCGCGAACCGGCTGGAGCACGCCTTCGAGGACGCGGTGCACGGCGGCATGGCGATCATCAGGGCGAACGTGCCCGGTGGGGTCTGGGCGCGCGGGCTGCGCGGCAGGCGCACGCTCTCCGAGTACTTCCGCAGCGAGCTGCCCGCCAAGCGCGCGGGCGACGGCGCCGACCTGTTCAGCGTGCTGACCCGGGCGCGCAGCACCGACGGCCACGCCTTCACCGACGAGGAGGTGGTGGAGCACATGATCTTCGTGATGATGGCGGCGCACGATACGAGCACCATCGCCTCCGCCATGCTGATCTACGAGCTGGGCAGGCACCCCGAGTGGCAGGAGCGGGTGCGCGCGGAATCGCTGGCACTCGGCAAGGATTCACTGGACTACGCCGATCTGGAGCAGCTGCCGTCGCTGGATCTGGCCTTCCGCGAGGCGCTGCGAATGTGGGCGCCGGTCGGCCAGCAGGCCCGCGAGACCACCTCCGATACCGAGCTCTGCGGCCACTTCGTGCCGAAGGGGACGCTGGTGATGACCGGGCCGTTCGGGCTGATGCGCAACGCCGAGTTCTGGCACGACCCGGACACCTTCGACCCGGAGCGCTTCATCGACGGCCGCCGCGAGGACAAGTCGCACCGCTTCGCCTTTCCGCCCTTCGGCGGTGGCGCGCACAAGTGCATCGGGCTCTACTTCGGCGGCATGACCGTCAAGGCGGTGCTGCACCGGATGCTGCTGAGCTACCGCTGGTCGGTGCCTGCCGGGTACCTGCCGCCGATGGTGCCGACCACCGGCCCGACCCCGGCGGACGGGCTGCCGATCCGGCTGGAGCGGCTGGCGTGACCAGGGTGCTCGCCGACACCGAGCGCTGCGAGGGCCACGGCATGTGCGAGGCGGTGGCGCCGGAGCTGTTCCGGGTCGGCGACGACGATGTGGTGATCGTGGCGCCGGGCGAGCTCGCCGCCGCCGACCTGGAGAACGCGCGGCTGGCGGCGGACAGCTGCCCGATGGCTGCGCTGCGGCTGGAGTGAGGCGGGCTCCGGCTCCGCTAGGGTCGGGATGGCCCGCGCCCGATGGCGCGGGCTTTCGCACCACGAGGAGTTCGGATGTCGCAGACCGTCGTCGTCACCGGAGCGTCGTCGGGGATCGGCCGCGCTACCGCGGCCCTGTTCCTCGCGCAGGGGTACACGGTGATCGGCACCAGCCGCGACCCGGAGCGGATCCCGGCGGCGAACCGGATCGACGGCGTCGAGTACCGGGCGCTCGACCTCGCCGACGCGGAGTCGATCGAGGCGTTCGGCACCGGCCTTCCCGCGGTGGACGTGCTGGTCAACAATGCGGGCGAGAGCCAGTCGGGCCCGCTGGAGGAGCTGCCCGCGGACGCGCTGGACCGGCTCTTCCGGATCAATGTGCTCGGCCCGGTGCGGCTCACCCAGCTGGTGCTCCCTGGGATGCGCGAGCGCGGCGCGGGCCGGGTGATCATGGTCGGCTCGATGCTGGCCAGCTTCCCGCTGGCCTACCGCTCCTCGTACGTGGCGACCAAGGCCGCGCTCAAGGGCTTCGCGCACGCGGCGCGGCTGGAGGTCTCCCCGTTCGGGGTGGCGATCAGCACGGTGGAGCCCGGATCGATCGCCACCGGGATCGGCGAGCGGCGCACCGCCTACATCGCCGCCGACTCCGCGCACCTGGCCGACTACCGGACCATGATCAGCAAGCTCGACCACAACGAGCAGAACGGCATCGCGGCCGAGCAGGTGGCCGCGCTGATCGTGAAGGTGGCGCGGGCCCGCAGGCCGAAGCCGCTGTACGCCACCGGAAGCCGGGCACCGCTGGTCTTCGCGCTGCGCAGGCTGCTGCCCGCGGCGGCGATCCACCGGATCACCGCGCGGGCGCACGGCCTGAAGCGCTGAGCGTCAGCGCTTGTAGCCCACCCCGGCCACGATCAGCCGCTCCCAGATGGTGAGCTCGCGCTCGGCGCTGCCGATGGCGTCCGGGCCGGTGCTGTCCGGGCGCCACTGCACGGCGGGCACGATGCCGGGCTCGGCGATGTCCAGCCCCTCGAAGAAGGCCGCGATCTCGGAGTCGCTGCGCCAGCGGCCGCGGCCGAAGGTCTCCTGCAGCTTGCCCTCCGCGGCCTTGGTCTCCTCGTTGTCGCCGGAGCGGAAGTGCGAGATGAACAGCGCGCTGCCCGGCGCAACCTGGTCGCGCCAGAAGCGCACGATGCCGAGCGGGTTCTCCCGGTCCTCCAGGTGGTGCAGGATCGCGCTGAAGATCACCGCGACCGGCTGGTCGAAATCGATGAGCCGCCGCAACTCCGGGTGGTTGCGGATGCCATCCGGGTCGACCGCGTCGGCCTGGATCACCACGGTGTTGTCGTCGGTGGCGAGGATGGCCCTGCCGTGCGCGAGCACGATCGGGTCGTTGTCGACGTAGACCACCTTCGACCCCGCGGCGTGCCTGGCCGCGACCTGGTGCACGTTGTCCGAGGTCGGCAGCCCGCTGCCGAGGTCGATGAACTGCCTGATGCCGTCGGCGGCGAGCTCGCGGACGGCGCGGACCAGCACGTCCCGGTTGGTTTTGGCGATGGCGACCGAACCGGGCAGGTTGTTGATGAAGTGATCACCGATCGCCTGGTCGACCGGGTAGTTGTCCTTCCCGCCGAGCACGTAGTCGTAGACGCGGGCAATGCTTGGCTTGCTCTGGTCGATCTCGACCGAGGGGGAATTGTCGGACACAGGCGGGAACCTCACGTTCGATGGACCGTAATCGCCCCTATCCTAGGGCGCGGCGGGCCGCGATGACCGCGTGGTAGCTCGAAAGATACCGCGAGGTACCGTAATTGAGCTCGACGTGGGGTTCAGCGCAGCCTGCGGATGTCCCCGCGCACCCGGTAGAAGCCGCCGCGGCCGGACTCGGCGATGGCGTCGACCACGTAGCGCGCGCCCGCCTCCCTGATGTCCCGGGGGAACTGCACGTTCCAGCCGTCCCGGTACCCCGGCGAGACCACCCGCACCCGCAGCCCGCCGCTCTGCTCGACGCACTCCACCACGATGCCGTCGCCCGCTCTTGTGGTCACCTCGACGGTCGAGCTCGGCGCCACCGCGGAGATCTCCGGTGCCTTGATCGAGACGGTGCGCGGCAGCACGCCCTGCTCCGCGCCGCGGATCGCGCTCTCGGTGACGTCGAGGCAGGCCAGCGCGCCGGTGGTGGTGACGAGGTAGAGCCGGTCGGCGTGGTA is a window encoding:
- a CDS encoding MarR family winged helix-turn-helix transcriptional regulator; protein product: MSRTDALALDQQLCFALYSASRAVTRLYRPLLEALGLTYPQYLVMLVLWERGTVTVKELGQALDLDSGTLSPLLKRLEANGVVARVRSAADERSVLIAPTEAGAALREQAATVPERIACASGMDPRDLVGFRDQLREMTRIVNETEVDP
- a CDS encoding SDR family oxidoreductase; this encodes MSQTVVVTGASSGIGRATAALFLAQGYTVIGTSRDPERIPAANRIDGVEYRALDLADAESIEAFGTGLPAVDVLVNNAGESQSGPLEELPADALDRLFRINVLGPVRLTQLVLPGMRERGAGRVIMVGSMLASFPLAYRSSYVATKAALKGFAHAARLEVSPFGVAISTVEPGSIATGIGERRTAYIAADSAHLADYRTMISKLDHNEQNGIAAEQVAALIVKVARARRPKPLYATGSRAPLVFALRRLLPAAAIHRITARAHGLKR
- a CDS encoding ferredoxin, with protein sequence MTRVLADTERCEGHGMCEAVAPELFRVGDDDVVIVAPGELAAADLENARLAADSCPMAALRLE
- a CDS encoding SAM-dependent methyltransferase, which encodes MSDNSPSVEIDQSKPSIARVYDYVLGGKDNYPVDQAIGDHFINNLPGSVAIAKTNRDVLVRAVRELAADGIRQFIDLGSGLPTSDNVHQVAARHAAGSKVVYVDNDPIVLAHGRAILATDDNTVVIQADAVDPDGIRNHPELRRLIDFDQPVAVIFSAILHHLEDRENPLGIVRFWRDQVAPGSALFISHFRSGDNEETKAAEGKLQETFGRGRWRSDSEIAAFFEGLDIAEPGIVPAVQWRPDSTGPDAIGSAERELTIWERLIVAGVGYKR
- a CDS encoding bile acid:sodium symporter family protein — its product is MGSWPVTVLLPIVLALIMFGLGLGLTVADFTGVARYPRAVLVALGCQLVLLPAIAFGLVVATGLAPASAVGVMLLMAAPGGATANLLSHLFRGDVALNVTLTAINALLAVLTLPVVANLALTYFAPAGQERLGLQSGKLLQVFALVLVPVLAGMLTRAARPGWSARLDRPVRWLALGFLAVATVAALVVERRNIGGYLAELGVLIPALCALGLGVGYLVPMAAGLARPQALACAMEVGIHNSALAMTIAVSVLGDLRMAVPAGVYSIVSVPLALLAGWLITAGTARPGPASAPRFRAQSIARNRSAR
- a CDS encoding cytochrome P450 yields the protein MSLLLAPPTVDGLTEKYRHVRARAAFRVQRAAVRLADRIPSRVRPLAEPPPGSGLKPVLGDSGPPVIGYTFHSIVDPLGFGQRRYDRFGDVQWVGVLGRKVVFVGSPAAFEAVLLDRNKVMSAERGWEYLIGPFFRGGLMLRDFEDHLHHRRIMQQAFTRPRLEGYLALTTPLLERAVAEWEPGPRFHVYPAIKKMLLQQATAVFAGAELGPIANRLEHAFEDAVHGGMAIIRANVPGGVWARGLRGRRTLSEYFRSELPAKRAGDGADLFSVLTRARSTDGHAFTDEEVVEHMIFVMMAAHDTSTIASAMLIYELGRHPEWQERVRAESLALGKDSLDYADLEQLPSLDLAFREALRMWAPVGQQARETTSDTELCGHFVPKGTLVMTGPFGLMRNAEFWHDPDTFDPERFIDGRREDKSHRFAFPPFGGGAHKCIGLYFGGMTVKAVLHRMLLSYRWSVPAGYLPPMVPTTGPTPADGLPIRLERLA
- a CDS encoding TetR/AcrR family transcriptional regulator; the protein is MTRASTGTYRGASSEERREDRRNRLLDAALGIIGTRGLSALTVRGVCEQAKVGPRFFYEAFADLDALAAELLLRIQQAGLDRARRAIAETSADPEARIRAGVAALITELTDDPRRAKIVFAQAYGSEALMRSRFDGMRRVAEVIIEQTRVVLDLPQGQDAAVAVTSQLITGGSAELVLIWLDGQLEVDRDGLVDLLADFAVDMLARIPALAERLQATKKSAAS